A genomic window from Glycine soja cultivar W05 chromosome 10, ASM419377v2, whole genome shotgun sequence includes:
- the LOC114372099 gene encoding F-box/kelch-repeat protein SKIP30-like, translating into MSGLIEGLPDAVAIRCLAWVPFYLHPKLELVSRAWRAVVRGPELFKARQELGSSEDLLCVCAFEPENLWQLYDPQRDLWITLPVLPSRIRHLSHFGAVSTAGKLFVIGGGSDAVDPLTGDQDGCFATNEVWSYDPVVRQWSPRAAMLVPRSMFACCVMNGKIVVAGGFTSCRKSISQAEIYDPEKDVWIPMPDLHRTHNSACSGVVIGGKVHVLHKDMSTVQVLDNAGQWTVEEYGWLHGQMAVIRDALYVISHGLIIKQDKKMRKVVGSASEFRRRIGFAMIGLGDELYVIGGVIGPDRWNWDIKPLSDVDVLTLASERPTWRQAAPMTRCGGTILGCTQLRI; encoded by the coding sequence ATGTCTGGACTGATTGAAGGACTTCCTGACGCTGTTGCAATCAGGTGCCTTGCATGGGTTCCCTTCTACCTCCACCCAAAGTTAGAGCTTGTCTCTCGTGCTTGGCGAGCAGTTGTTCGTGGCCCTGAACTATTTAAAGCTCGACAGGAGCTTGGTTCATCGGAGGATCTGTTGTGTGTCTGTGCTTTTGAGCCAGAGAACTTATGGCAGCTGTATGACCCTCAGCGAGACCTCTGGATAACTCTTCCTGTTCTACCCTCAAGAATCAGGCACCTTTCACATTTTGGTGCCGTCTCCACTGCTGGAAAGTTGTTTGTGATTGGTGGTGGAAGTGATGCTGTTGATCCTTTGACGGGTGACCAAGATGGTTGTTTTGCAACAAATGAAGTCTGGTCGTATGACCCAGTAGTACGGCAGTGGTCCCCCCGTGCGGCAATGCTCGTCCCCCGTTCTATGTTTGCATGCTGTGTTATGAATGGAAAAATAGTTGTGGCTGGGGGCTTCACTAGCTGCAGAAAGTCAATATCTCAAGCAGAAATATATGATCCCGAGAAAGATGTTTGGATTCCAATGCCTGATCTTCATCGCACCCATAACTCAGCCTGTTCGGGAGTAGTGATTGGAGGAAAGGTGCATGTCCTGCACAAGGATATGTCAACAGTGCAAGTTTTAGACAATGCAGGTCAGTGGACGGTAGAGGAATATGGGTGGCTCCATGGTCAAATGGCAGTTATCAGGGATGCCCTTTATGTGATAAGCCATGGATTAATCATCAAGCAAGACAAAAAAATGAGGAAGGTAGTTGGTTCAGCTTCTGAATTTCGAAGGAGAATTGGATTTGCAATGATTGGTTTAGGTGATGAATTATATGTGATTGGAGGTGTCATTGGCCCTGACAGGTGGAATTGGGACATCAAGCCACTGTCTGATGTTGATGTTCTTACACTTGCGAGCGAGAGACCGACGTGGCGCCAGGCAGCTCCAATGACAAGGTGTGGTGGTACTATTCTTGGTTGTACACAGCTGAGAATTTAG
- the LOC114372067 gene encoding protein YLS3-like, whose amino-acid sequence MGHLSSNSQMTLILLLALAIFTSLNLVTAQVITTPCTTSMINTITPCANFITGSINNGLTPSATCCDSFLSLITTSVDCACLLVSANVPLQIPVNRVLALFLPQACNVGQMPALCKASASPLPAPGPALLGSNDQTPPPIAFSPLSPQVSNTIFEVEAPKSEILQPALAPASVESAPMKQKHPRKVQELDKYF is encoded by the exons ATGGGACACCTCAGCTCTAATTCTCAAATGACACTCATATTATTATTAGCCCTTGCAATTTTCACTTCACTAAATTTGGTCACAGCACAGGTTATTACCACGCCCTGCACGACCTCTATGATTAACACTATCACCCCTTGTGCCAACTTCATCACAGGAAGCATTAACAATGGTTTAACTCCATCAGCTACGTGCTGTGATTCATTTCTGTCTTTGATAACCACTAGCGTGGATTGTGCTTGCCTTCTAGTATCAGCTAATGTTCCATTGCAAATACCCGTTAACAGAGTTCTTGCCCTCTTCCTTCCACAGGCATGCAACGTGGGTCAAATGCCTGCACTGTGCAAAG CCTCTGCTTCTCCTTTACCGGCTCCAG GCCCAGCTCTACTTGGATCAAATGACCAAACTCCTCCGCCTATTGCCTTTTCTCCTTTAAGCCCACAAG TTTCTAACACCATTTTCGAAGTTGAAGCTCCGAAATCTGAGATTCTGCAACCAGCATTGGCACCAGCATCAGTAGAATCTGCACCAATGAAGCAGAAGCACCCACGAAAAGTTCAGGAATTAGACAAGTACTTTTGA
- the LOC114370631 gene encoding non-specific lipid-transfer protein-like protein At2g13820, protein MAFRGFALCLVAVIVATMWSQNAAQSGCTNTLTSLSPCLNYIMGSSSTPSASCCSQLSSIVQSSPQCLCSVLNGGGSTFGITINQTLALSLPGACEVQTPPVSQCQAGNGPTTPSTAPVGSPSGSSAESPQGSITPSALDFPSGAGSKTVPSIDGGSSDGSAIKVPFHLVLYLLALVSCALTFTKF, encoded by the exons ATGGCTTTTAGAGGGTTTGCCTTGTGTCTAGTTGCGGTCATAGTGGCCACTATGTGGAGTCAAAATGCTGCCCAATCGGGTTGCACCAATACACTAACAAGCTTAAGCCCTTGTCTGAACTACATAATGGGAAGTTCTTCAACCCCATCAGCTTCATGCTGCTCACAGCTCTCAAGCATAGTCCAATCTTCACCACAGTGCCTTTGCTCCGTGCTCAATGGTGGAGGTTCCACTTTTGGAATTACCATTAACCAAACTCTTGCTCTGTCTCTCCCTGGCGCTTGTGAAGTACAAACTCCCCCTGTTAGCCAGTGCCAAG CGGGCAATGGACCAACAACTCCTTCGACTGCTCCAGTTGGTTCTCCTTCTGGTTCTTCAGCTGAATCACCTCAAGGCTCAATTACTCCTTCTGCTTTAGACTTTCCCTCAG GTGCAGGATCTAAAACTGTGCCATCAATAGACGGTGGTTCATCTGATGGAAGCGCTATTAAAGTCCCCTTCCACTTGGTGCTCTATCTTCTTGCCCTTGTGTCTTGTGCCTTAACCTTCACCAAGTTCTGA
- the LOC114369197 gene encoding FCS-Like Zinc finger 8-like has product MLLRNRSRAVTKPSLMGDHSSSQPCPNQSYKRTIIPSLFSPKFRDFTAKCLSAGAEALRSPTSILDTRALSSPFGSPLSHEAAASENTTSWDSKCIGLALVGALKDETFPQNSTKPSSGTVLFGTKHRVKIPPLPLSLPPPSFESKTCASAAAADCAAKTKDSPLSVATGVLSLSEMELSEEYTCVIAHGPNPRTTHIFDNCIVESYCSLPNTPNSPSLNFLSFCHTCKKHLEQTKDIFIYRGEKAFCSKECRHQEMVLDGARNSEFDRY; this is encoded by the exons ATGCTGCTGAGAAACAGATCAAGAGCTGTGACGAAGCCAAGTTTGATGGGTGATCACAGCTCCTCCCAGCCATGTCCAAATCAGAGTTACAAAAGAACCATCATTCCTTCTCTATTTTCACCAAAATTCCGAGACTTCACTGCCAAGTGTCTCTCAGCTGGAGCTGAGGCTTTGAGAAGTCCCACATCGATTCTTGACACCAGAGCCTTATCATCCCCATTTGGGAGTCCTTTGTCACATGAAGCAGCAGCCTCAGAAAACACAACCTCTTGGGACTCCAAATGCATTGGCCTTGCTCTTGTTGGTGCACTCAAAGATGAAACTTTTCCTCAGAATTCAACTAAACCAAGTAGTGGAACGGTTCTGTTTGGAACTAAGCATAGAGTAAAAATCCCACCTTTGCCACTGTCACTGCCACCACCTTCATTTGAATCCAAAACATGTGCTTCTGCTGCTGCGGCTGATTGTGCTGCCAAAACCAAGGATTCTCCATTATCTGTTGCAACTGGTGTTCTGAGTTTGAGTGAGATGGAGCTTTCTGAGGAGTACACGTGTGTGATAGCACATGGACCTAATCCAAGAACAACACACATATTCGACAATTGTATTGTGGAAAGCTACTGTTCCCTGCCCAATACACCCAATTCTCCTTCACTCAATTTCCTTAGCTTCTGTCACACTTGCAAGAAGCATCTTGAGCAGACTAAGGACATTTTTATTTACAG AGGAGAGAAAGCTTTCTGCAGCAAAGAATGTCGCCACCAAGAGATGGTGCTAGATGGAGCAAGAAATTCAGAATTTGACAGATACTAA